One region of Kazachstania africana CBS 2517 chromosome 3, complete genome genomic DNA includes:
- the KAFR0C03670 gene encoding aldo/keto reductase, which produces MTGFVKQVSFGNTGLKISPIIVGCMSYGSKNWAEWVEDDKNTIFGILKYCYDKGLRTFDTADYYSNGLSEKLLGEFLVKYNIKRETVVIMTKIFFPFDETLNLKSNTPLSELQELDVVNQRGLSRKHILDGVEKAIARLGTYIDVLQIHRFDPETPIKETMKALNDVIESGHVRYIGASSMLATQFAEMQFIADKYNWFQFVNAQSMYNLVYREDERELIPFCKRHNIALTPWSPNHRGFLTRPIGTKSLRSESDRFTINKLRDNVLESDIKIVKRVEELAEKKGVSMAAISTAWVVSKGCQPIIGLSKTERVDDAISALSVTFTDEELKYLEDPYKPKNYIL; this is translated from the coding sequence ATGACCGGTTTTGTCAAACAAGTTAGTTTTGGGAACACGGGTTTGAAGATCTCACCAATTATCGTTGGTTGTATGTCCTATGGGTCCAAGAATTGGGCAGAATGggttgaagatgataagaATACGATTTTCGGCATTTTGAAGTACTGTTATGACAAAGGTTTGCGCACTTTTGACACGGCTGATTATTATTCTAATGGTCTCAGTGAAAAGTTATTGGGTGAGTTCCTTGTTAAGTATAATATTAAGAGAGAGACTGTCGTTATAATGACGAAGATTTTTTTCCCATTTGACGAAACTTTGAACCTTAAGTCAAATACCCCATTGAGTGAGCTGCAAGAATTAGATGTCGTGAATCAAAGAGGCCTATCACGTAAACACATTTTAGATGGCGTAGAAAAGGCGATTGCTAGACTTGGTACCTACATCGATGTCTTACAAATCCATAGGTTTGACCCAGAAACACCAATCAAAGAAACTATGAAAGCCCTCAATGATGTAATTGAGTCCGGTCATGTTAGATACATTGGTGCATCATCAATGTTGGCTACCCAATTCGCCGAAATGCAATTTATCGCtgataaatataattgGTTTCAATTCGTTAACGCACAATCAATGTACAACCTTGTCTATAGGGAAGATGAGCGTGAATTGATTCCATTTTGCAAAAGACATAATATTGCTTTAACTCCATGGTCTCCGAATCACAGAGGGTTCTTGACAAGACCAATTGGTACTAAATCCCTAAGATCTGAATCAGACAGGTTTACAATAAACAAACTGAGAGATAATGTCCTCGAGTCCGATATTAAAATTGTGAAAAGAGTTGAAGAACTTGCCGAAAAGAAAGGTGTGTCGATGGCGGCGATTTCGACGGCCTGGGTGGTGAGTAAAGGTTGTCAACCCATTATTGGTCTCAGTAAGACAGAGAGGGTAGATGATGCGATAAGTGCTCTATCCGTCACATTTACAGATGAGGAGCTTAAATATCTAGAAGATCCCTATAAACCAAAGAACTATATACTTTGA
- the RGD2 gene encoding GTPase-activating protein RGD2 (similar to Saccharomyces cerevisiae RGD2 (YFL047W); ancestral locus Anc_8.4) produces MPSFADSFWSDDPSVGLKTVFNELYNGSDQCNQFIQLFASRMQFEVAYGKQLLNLNSGIDKVSDIHSKNTVRIALEGIVEQTESEGREHINIASNIETLVLRPFSQWCEDHKERIKYSEKTLFQNVDNFKKSKSYVAKLEKDYFNKCKKLEDFKRSTFNDEMQLDNAMKTLDLQKTIELNKLKEKENQNFGKLGPIDFDYKTLRETLKLFLTKLPKTEYKLPFINYSLLNTNSGHEITKFILEIMSFKDYDKAENFGQDLLNYGFLKYCNGVGNTFVNSKKFQYQWKDYAYKFAQIPTNVEENNENKLETLRQKFLFNSTSDVNIEKIETKSTDDAKFTDSEKELFKLMNDVESSDSRYFKECNKMDSLRCSVEELMIDHLAFMEKCELDRVKAIKRATIDFCSAISNKISVLKLFVDNIIDFENKIDPIADILNIISNYSTGLFQPKAITYNNYYNPGIYQNFGIDLETRCRLDKKKVPLLVTVILSYMDSIYPGMENDKIRCSIWTDPVKLSLTHDLRNKLNKIQFQSDQEILSLFEEGGCTPSTIASILKIYLLELPESVIPTEMVEILSVVYKEYPPLNDIEDEDNKEKRVTGVFTTLSSMSMAHIATLNAVMTHFYRLIKILKMGKITEKNQDDIDTANNEGSPSERKTNADIVSNELATMFTENISKEFANCIIHAKDFNGNQLGYEIFKDLLLNKKRIFKELKGQNATNK; encoded by the coding sequence TTAAAAACAGTTTTCAATGAACTATATAATGGTTCAGATCAATGTAATCAGTTTATACAGTTATTTGCCTCAAGGATGCAGTTCGAAGTGGCTTACGGTAAGCAGCTGTTGAATCTGAATTCTGGCATCGATAAAGTTAGTGACATCCATTCAAAAAATACTGTTCGTATTGCTCTAGAAGGGATTGTCGAACAAACAGAATCCGAAGGTAGGGAACACATCAATATCGCATCCAACATTGAAACTCTCGTGCTACGACCATTCAGTCAGTGGTGTGAAGATCATAAAGAGAGGATAAAGTACAGTGAAAAAActcttttccaaaatgtcgataattttaaaaaatccAAGAGTTACGTTGCTAAATTGGAAAAGGactatttcaataaatgtAAAAAGTTGGAAGATTTTAAGAGATCAACTTTCAATGATGAGATGCAACTAGATAACGCAATGAAAACGCTTGACTTACAAAAAACTATAGAATTAAACaagttgaaagaaaaggaaaatcaaaattttgggAAACTTGGTCCTATTGATTTCGATTACAAGACTTTACGTGAGACTTTGAAACTTTTCCTTACCAAGTTGCCAAAAACTGAATATAAATTACctttcatcaattattCACTGTTAAATACTAACAGTGGCCACgaaattaccaaatttattttggaGATAATGTCATTCAAAGATTATGATAAGGCTGAAAATTTCGGTCAGGATCTTTTGAACTATGGTTTTCTGAAATATTGCAATGGTGTTGGTAACACATTTGtcaattccaaaaaatttcagtacCAGTGGAAGGACTACGCTTACAAATTTGCTCAAATACCAACAAatgttgaagaaaacaatgaaaataaactGGAAACATTGAGGCAAAAGTTCCTTTTTAATAGCACATCTGATGTCAATATTGAGAAAATTGAGACCAAAAGTACGGACGATGCCAAATTTACGGATAGTGAGAAAGAACTattcaaattaatgaatgaTGTAGAATCGTCAGATTCGAGATACTTCAAGGAATGTAATAAAATGGATTCTTTGAGATGTTCCGTGGAGGAACTGATGATCGATCATTTGGCATTTATGGAAAAATGTGAACTTGATAGAGTGAAAGCCATAAAGAGAGCAAcaattgatttttgttCAGCAATCAGCAATAAAATCTCCGTTTTAAAACTATTTGTTGATaatatcattgattttgaaaacaagATTGATCCTATAGCcgatatattgaatattatttcgAACTATAGCACAGGTCTCTTCCAACCTAAGGCAATCACGTATAATAATTATTACAATCCAGGTATTTATCAGAACTTTGGTATTGACCTAGAAACACGTTGTAGGTTagataagaaaaaagtgCCATTATTAGTTACTGTCATTCTTTCATATATGGACAGTATTTATCCTGGAATGGAAAATGACAAAATACGTTGCTCAATATGGACAGATCCTGTTAAACTAAGTCTTACTCATGATCTAAGgaataaattgaataagatTCAGTTCCAAAGtgatcaagaaattttgtcACTTTTTGAAGAGGGAGGCTGTACACCCAGTACAATCGCTAgtatcttgaaaatttatcttttggAATTACCTGAATCAGTTATTCCAACTGAAATGGTTGAAATTCTATCTGTCGTATACAAGGAATACCCGCCACTTAACGACATTGAAGACGAAGATaataaagagaaaagagTGACGGGTGTCTTCACAACATTATCATCGATGTCCATGGCACATATTGCAACTTTGAACGCTGTAATGACACATTTTTACAGattaatcaaaatattgaagatggGCAAAATCACAgagaaaaatcaagatgATATCGATACTGCTAATAACGAGGGTTCTCCAAGTGAAAGGAAAACAAATGCCGATATTGTGAGCAACGAGTTAGCGACAATGTTTACCGAAAATATTTCGAAGGAATTTGCTAACTGTATTATCCACGCGAAGGACTTTAATGGCAACCAATTGGGctatgaaatatttaagGACCTGTTACTCAATAAAAAGAGAATCTTCAAAGAGCTCAAGGGGCAAAACGCCACTAACAAATAG